A region from the Enterobacter roggenkampii genome encodes:
- a CDS encoding ABC transporter substrate-binding protein, with protein sequence MTIAKGMLGSAVLLAALSLPLQAAEPVKVGSKIDTEGALLGNIILQVLESHGVKTVNKVQLGTTPVVRGAITSGELDIYPEYTGNGAFFFKDENDPAWKNAKAGYEKVKKLDAEQNKLVWLTPAPANNTWTIAVRKDVAEKGKLTTLADLSRYLKEKGDFKLAASAEFIERPDALPAFEKAYDFKLDQAQLLSLAGGDTAVTIKAAAQQTSGVNAAMAYGTDGPVAALGLQTLTDPKGVQPIYAPTPVVREAVLKAYPDIAEWLKPVFEKLDEKTLQQLNASIAVEGLDAKKVAADFLKQQGLVK encoded by the coding sequence ATGACGATTGCAAAGGGGATGTTGGGATCTGCGGTGTTACTGGCGGCGCTGAGCCTGCCGTTACAGGCGGCGGAGCCGGTAAAAGTGGGTTCGAAGATCGATACCGAAGGCGCGCTGCTCGGCAATATCATCTTGCAGGTGCTGGAAAGCCACGGCGTGAAAACGGTCAATAAAGTCCAGCTCGGCACCACGCCCGTCGTGCGCGGCGCGATTACCTCCGGCGAGCTGGATATCTACCCGGAATACACCGGCAACGGCGCATTCTTCTTCAAAGATGAAAACGATCCGGCATGGAAAAACGCCAAAGCCGGGTATGAGAAAGTCAAAAAGCTGGACGCGGAACAGAACAAACTGGTCTGGCTGACCCCGGCACCGGCCAACAATACCTGGACTATCGCCGTGCGCAAGGACGTGGCGGAGAAAGGGAAGCTGACTACCCTGGCGGATCTCAGCCGCTACCTGAAAGAGAAGGGCGACTTTAAGCTTGCGGCGTCGGCGGAGTTTATCGAGCGTCCTGACGCGCTGCCCGCGTTTGAAAAAGCCTACGACTTCAAGCTCGACCAGGCGCAGCTTCTCTCGCTGGCGGGCGGGGATACCGCAGTGACCATCAAAGCGGCGGCACAGCAAACCTCCGGCGTTAACGCGGCCATGGCCTACGGCACCGACGGCCCGGTGGCGGCGCTTGGCCTGCAGACCCTGACCGATCCAAAAGGCGTACAGCCAATTTATGCGCCGACCCCGGTGGTGCGTGAGGCGGTGCTGAAAGCGTACCCGGACATTGCAGAATGGCTCAAACCGGTCTTCGAAAAGCTGGATGAAAAAACGCTGCAGCAGCTGAATGCCAGCATTGCCGTCGAGGGGCTGGATGCCAAAAAAGTGGCCGCCGACTTCCTGAAACAACAAGGGCTTGTGAAGTAA
- the bglX gene encoding beta-glucosidase BglX, whose product MKWLCSVGVAVSLALQPALAEDLFGNHPLTPEARDAFVTELLKKMTVDEKIGQLRLISVGPDNPKEAIREMIKDGQVGAIFNTVTRQDIRKMQDQVMDLSRLKIPLFFAYDVVHGQRTVFPISLGLASSFNLDAVKTVGRVSAYEAADDGLNMTWAPMVDVSRDPRWGRGSEGFGEDTYLTSTMGKTMVEAMQGKSPADRYSVMTSVKHFAAYGAVEGGKEYNTVDMSPQRLFNDYMPPYKAGLDAGSGAVMVALNSLNGTPATSDSWLLKDVLRDQWGFKGITVSDHGAIKELIKHGTASDPEDAVRVALKSGINMSMSDEYYSKYLPGLVKSGKVTMAELDDATRHVLNVKYDMGLFNDPYSHLGPKDSDPADTNAESRLHRKEARDVARESLVLLKNRLDTLPLKKSGTIAVVGPLADSKRDVMGSWSAAGVADQSVTVLTGIKSAVGENAKVVYAKGANVTNDKDIVTFLNQYEEAVKVDPRTPKEMIDEAVNAAKQSDVVVAVVGEAQGMAHEASSRTDITIPQSQRDLIAALKATGKPLVLVLMNGRPLALVKEDQQADAILETWFAGTEGGNAIADVLFGDYNPSGKLPMSFPRSVGQIPVYYSHLNTGRPYNADKPNKYTSRYFDEANGPLYPFGYGLSYTTFKVSDVKMSAPTLKRDGKVTASVEVTNTGKREGATVIQMYVQDVTASMSRPVKQLRGFEKVTLKPGETKTISFPIDVDALKFWNQQMKYDAEPGKFNVFIGVDSARVNKGEFELL is encoded by the coding sequence ATGAAATGGCTATGTTCTGTAGGTGTCGCCGTCAGCCTGGCGCTGCAACCTGCGCTGGCAGAGGATTTGTTTGGCAATCACCCGCTCACGCCTGAAGCGCGGGACGCGTTTGTCACGGAATTGCTCAAGAAAATGACGGTCGATGAGAAAATCGGCCAGCTGCGTCTGATCAGCGTCGGCCCGGATAACCCGAAAGAGGCCATCCGCGAGATGATCAAAGACGGGCAGGTAGGCGCCATCTTTAATACCGTCACCCGCCAGGATATCCGCAAGATGCAGGACCAGGTGATGGATCTCAGCCGCCTGAAAATTCCCCTGTTCTTTGCCTACGACGTGGTGCACGGCCAGCGTACCGTCTTTCCCATCAGCCTCGGCTTAGCGTCTTCCTTTAACCTCGACGCGGTGAAAACCGTCGGGCGCGTGTCGGCTTATGAAGCGGCGGACGACGGCCTGAACATGACCTGGGCGCCCATGGTGGACGTCTCGCGCGATCCGCGCTGGGGCCGCGGCTCGGAAGGCTTTGGTGAAGATACGTATTTAACCTCCACGATGGGTAAAACCATGGTGGAAGCGATGCAGGGCAAAAGCCCGGCGGACCGCTACTCGGTGATGACCAGCGTCAAACACTTTGCGGCCTACGGCGCGGTGGAGGGCGGTAAAGAGTACAACACCGTCGACATGAGCCCGCAGCGCCTGTTCAACGACTACATGCCGCCGTACAAGGCAGGGCTGGATGCGGGCAGCGGCGCGGTGATGGTGGCGCTGAACTCGCTGAACGGCACGCCTGCGACCTCTGATTCCTGGCTGCTGAAAGACGTGCTGCGCGACCAGTGGGGCTTTAAGGGCATCACCGTTTCCGACCACGGCGCGATTAAAGAGCTGATCAAACACGGTACCGCCTCCGATCCGGAAGACGCGGTGCGCGTGGCGCTCAAGTCCGGCATCAACATGAGCATGAGCGACGAGTATTACAGCAAGTACCTGCCGGGGCTGGTGAAGAGCGGCAAGGTGACGATGGCGGAGCTGGACGATGCCACCCGTCACGTGCTGAACGTGAAATACGACATGGGGCTGTTTAACGATCCGTACAGCCACCTGGGTCCGAAAGACTCCGACCCGGCAGATACCAATGCCGAAAGCCGCCTGCACCGCAAAGAGGCGCGTGACGTCGCGCGCGAAAGCCTGGTGCTGCTGAAGAACCGCCTCGACACGCTGCCGCTGAAAAAATCCGGCACCATTGCCGTGGTGGGTCCGCTGGCCGACAGCAAGCGCGACGTCATGGGCAGCTGGTCTGCCGCGGGCGTGGCTGACCAGTCCGTGACCGTGCTGACCGGTATCAAGAGTGCCGTCGGTGAAAACGCCAAAGTGGTTTACGCCAAAGGGGCGAACGTCACCAACGATAAAGACATCGTGACCTTCCTCAACCAGTACGAGGAAGCGGTGAAGGTCGATCCGCGCACGCCGAAGGAGATGATTGACGAGGCGGTGAACGCCGCGAAGCAGTCTGACGTCGTTGTTGCGGTCGTGGGTGAAGCGCAGGGTATGGCGCACGAAGCCTCCAGCCGTACCGATATCACCATTCCACAGAGCCAGCGCGATCTGATTGCCGCCCTGAAAGCCACCGGCAAGCCGCTGGTGCTGGTGCTGATGAACGGTCGTCCGCTGGCGCTGGTGAAAGAGGACCAGCAGGCTGACGCCATTCTGGAAACCTGGTTCGCCGGTACCGAAGGCGGTAACGCCATCGCCGACGTGCTGTTTGGCGATTACAACCCGTCGGGCAAGCTGCCGATGTCCTTCCCGCGCTCCGTCGGGCAGATCCCGGTGTACTACAGCCACCTGAACACCGGTCGCCCGTACAACGCCGACAAGCCGAACAAGTACACCTCTCGTTACTTCGACGAAGCTAACGGCCCGCTCTATCCGTTTGGTTACGGCCTGAGCTACACCACCTTCAAGGTCTCCGACGTGAAAATGTCGGCGCCGACCCTGAAGCGTGACGGCAAGGTCACCGCCAGCGTTGAGGTGACCAACACCGGCAAGCGCGAAGGGGCTACGGTGATCCAGATGTACGTGCAGGATGTCACCGCGTCGATGAGCCGTCCGGTGAAACAGCTGCGCGGCTTCGAGAAGGTCACGCTGAAGCCGGGGGAAACCAAAACCATCAGCTTCCCGATCGACGTGGATGCGCTGAAGTTCTGGAACCAGCAGATGAAATACGATGCGGAACCGGGCAAGTTTAACGTCTTTATCGGCGTGGACTCCGCCCGCGTGAATAAAGGCGAGTTCGAGCTGCTGTAA
- the dld gene encoding D-lactate dehydrogenase produces MSSVRTDDNKTFINELSRLVGSSHLLTDPAKTARYRKGFRSGQGDALAVVFPGTLLELWRVLSACVAADKIILMQAANTGLTEGSTPNGNDYDRDIVIISTLRLDKLHLLDKGEQVLAFPGTTLYSLEKALKPLGREPHSVIGSSCIGASVVGGICNNSGGSLVQRGPAYTEMSLFARIDENGKLTLVNHLGIDLGVTPEQILSKLDDDRVKDEDVQHDGRHAHDHDYVTRVRDINADTPARYNADPDRLFESSGCAGKLAVFAVRLDTFPAEKKQQVFYIGTNQPEVLTEIRRHILGEFTHLPVAGEYMHRDIYDIAERYGKDTFLMIDKLGTDKMPFFFTMKGRTDAMLEKVSLFKPHFTDRFMQKLGNVFPAHLPERMKTWRDRYEHHLLLKMAGDGIAEAQAWLTEFFKTAEGDFFACTPEEGSKAFLHRFAAAGAAIRYQAVHSEEVEDILALDIALRRNDTEWFEHLPPEIDSKLVHKLYYGHFMCYVFHQDYIVKKGVDAHELKEQMLALLRERGAQYPAEHNVGHLYKAPDALKQFYRANDPTNSMNPGIGKTTRKKYWKESADAERHITQTSD; encoded by the coding sequence ATGTCTTCTGTTCGAACTGACGATAACAAAACCTTTATTAACGAACTGTCGCGCCTGGTTGGCTCCTCTCACCTGCTTACCGACCCGGCTAAAACCGCCCGCTACCGCAAGGGCTTCCGCTCCGGTCAGGGCGACGCGCTGGCGGTGGTTTTCCCCGGCACGCTGCTGGAGCTGTGGCGCGTCCTGAGCGCCTGCGTCGCCGCCGACAAGATTATTTTAATGCAGGCGGCCAACACCGGCCTGACCGAAGGCTCCACGCCGAACGGCAACGATTACGATCGTGACATCGTGATTATCAGCACCCTGCGCCTCGACAAGCTGCACCTGCTGGATAAAGGCGAGCAGGTGCTCGCGTTCCCCGGCACGACGCTCTACTCCCTCGAGAAAGCGCTTAAGCCGCTGGGCCGCGAACCGCACTCGGTGATCGGCTCCTCCTGCATTGGCGCCTCGGTGGTCGGTGGGATCTGCAATAACTCTGGCGGCTCGCTGGTGCAGCGCGGCCCCGCCTATACCGAGATGTCCCTGTTTGCCCGTATTGACGAAAACGGCAAGCTGACGCTGGTGAACCACCTGGGAATCGATCTCGGCGTCACGCCAGAACAGATCCTCAGCAAGCTCGACGACGATCGCGTGAAGGATGAAGACGTTCAGCACGACGGTCGCCATGCGCACGATCATGACTACGTGACCCGCGTGCGGGATATCAATGCCGATACGCCGGCGCGCTATAACGCCGACCCGGATCGCCTGTTTGAATCCTCCGGCTGCGCGGGCAAGCTGGCCGTTTTTGCGGTGCGTCTCGACACCTTCCCGGCCGAGAAAAAGCAGCAGGTATTCTACATCGGCACCAACCAGCCTGAGGTTCTGACGGAGATCCGTCGCCATATTCTGGGCGAATTCACCCACCTGCCGGTGGCGGGCGAATACATGCACCGGGACATTTACGACATCGCCGAGCGCTACGGCAAAGACACGTTCCTGATGATCGACAAGCTCGGCACCGACAAAATGCCGTTCTTCTTCACCATGAAGGGCCGTACCGACGCGATGCTGGAGAAAGTGTCGCTGTTCAAACCCCACTTCACCGACCGCTTTATGCAGAAGCTGGGCAACGTTTTCCCGGCGCATCTGCCGGAGAGGATGAAAACCTGGCGCGACAGGTACGAACATCACCTGCTGCTGAAAATGGCCGGAGACGGGATCGCCGAAGCGCAGGCCTGGCTGACCGAATTCTTTAAAACCGCCGAAGGGGATTTCTTTGCCTGTACGCCTGAAGAGGGCAGCAAAGCCTTCCTGCACCGCTTTGCCGCCGCAGGGGCCGCCATCCGATATCAGGCGGTACATTCTGAAGAGGTGGAAGATATTCTGGCGCTCGATATCGCCCTGCGGCGTAACGACACCGAGTGGTTTGAACACCTGCCGCCGGAAATCGACAGCAAGCTGGTGCACAAGCTCTATTACGGTCACTTTATGTGCTATGTCTTCCATCAGGATTACATCGTCAAGAAAGGGGTCGATGCACACGAACTGAAGGAGCAGATGCTCGCCCTTCTGCGCGAACGCGGCGCACAATATCCTGCGGAACACAACGTCGGACATCTTTATAAAGCCCCTGACGCACTTAAGCAGTTTTATCGCGCGAATGACCCTACAAACAGCATGAATCCCGGCATCGGTAAAACAACGCGGAAGAAATACTGGAAAGAGAGCGCAGACGCGGAGCGGCACATAACGCAAACGTCTGATTAA
- a CDS encoding GNAT family N-acetyltransferase, whose product MSAIDVLSETELEVRDARPDDVHAIAAIYAWHVLHGRASFEEVPPTIDEMRHRMKSVAENGLPWLIALYRGIVVGYCYATPYRPRHAYRYTLEESIYVDASITGRGFGTALMDALIARCEQGPWRQMIAVVGDGNNNAGSLRLHKKHGFVIVGQLRSVGYKKGDWRDTVIMQRPLNDGDWTLPE is encoded by the coding sequence ATGTCGGCTATTGATGTTTTATCCGAGACCGAGCTGGAAGTGCGCGACGCCCGTCCCGATGATGTGCATGCCATTGCCGCGATCTATGCCTGGCATGTGCTTCACGGGCGCGCGTCATTTGAAGAAGTCCCCCCGACTATTGACGAAATGCGTCATCGCATGAAAAGCGTGGCGGAGAACGGTTTACCGTGGCTTATCGCGCTGTACCGCGGCATTGTGGTGGGCTACTGCTATGCCACCCCTTACCGACCGCGACACGCCTACCGCTATACCCTGGAAGAGTCGATTTACGTGGATGCCAGCATCACCGGGCGCGGTTTTGGCACGGCACTGATGGATGCGCTGATCGCACGCTGCGAGCAAGGGCCGTGGCGGCAGATGATTGCCGTGGTAGGAGATGGCAATAACAATGCCGGCTCGTTACGTCTGCATAAAAAACATGGTTTCGTGATTGTCGGTCAGCTGCGCAGCGTAGGCTACAAGAAAGGCGACTGGCGGGATACGGTGATTATGCAGCGCCCGCTCAACGATGGTGACTGGACGCTGCCGGAATAA
- the pbpG gene encoding D-alanyl-D-alanine endopeptidase: MLKFRVSLLSLALLLGASAVVPAVAKTPAVTTAAAQPQIASGSAMIVDLNTNKVIYASHPDLVRPIASITKLMTAMVVLDAHLPLDEKLKVDISHTPEMKGIYSRVRLNSEISRKNMLLLALMSSENRAAASLAHHYPGGYDAFIRAMNAKAKALGMNNTHYVEPTGLSINNVSTARDLTKLLIASKQYPLIGQLSTTREEMATFANPAYTLPFRNTNHLVYRDNWNIQLTKTGFTNAAGHCLVMRTVFNGKPVALVVMDAFGKYTHFADASRLRTWIETGKVQPVPAAALTYKKQKAEQMATAQND, translated from the coding sequence ATGCTGAAATTCCGAGTCTCTTTACTTAGCCTGGCGCTGTTGCTGGGTGCGTCCGCAGTCGTACCGGCCGTCGCCAAAACGCCCGCGGTGACCACCGCTGCTGCTCAGCCGCAAATTGCGTCCGGCAGCGCGATGATTGTCGATCTCAACACCAATAAGGTGATTTACGCCAGCCATCCGGACCTGGTGCGACCGATCGCCTCAATTACCAAATTAATGACCGCGATGGTGGTGCTTGATGCCCATCTGCCGCTGGACGAAAAACTGAAAGTGGATATTAGCCACACGCCGGAGATGAAAGGGATCTACTCCCGCGTGCGGCTGAACAGTGAGATCAGCCGTAAAAATATGCTGCTGCTGGCGCTGATGTCGTCTGAAAACCGTGCGGCGGCGAGCCTGGCGCACCACTATCCGGGCGGCTACGACGCGTTTATCCGCGCGATGAACGCGAAAGCCAAAGCGCTGGGGATGAACAATACGCACTATGTTGAACCGACGGGTCTGTCGATCAACAACGTCTCCACGGCGCGCGATCTGACGAAACTGCTGATTGCCAGCAAACAGTACCCGCTGATTGGTCAGCTCAGTACCACCCGCGAAGAGATGGCGACCTTTGCGAACCCGGCCTATACGCTGCCGTTCCGCAATACTAACCATCTGGTATACCGGGATAACTGGAATATTCAGCTAACCAAAACCGGCTTTACCAACGCGGCTGGACACTGTCTGGTGATGCGCACCGTATTTAACGGTAAACCGGTGGCGCTGGTAGTGATGGATGCCTTCGGCAAATATACGCACTTCGCCGACGCGAGCCGCCTGCGGACCTGGATTGAAACAGGAAAAGTGCAGCCTGTCCCGGCCGCGGCATTGACGTATAAAAAGCAGAAAGCGGAGCAGATGGCGACGGCGCAGAACGACTGA
- a CDS encoding Yip1 family protein, whose protein sequence is MNHVWGLFSHPDREMHVIKSENETVSHHYTHHVLLMAAVPVICAFIGTTQIGWNFGDGTVVQLSWFTGLYLAIIFYGLMLAGVAVMGRVIHWMARNYPQRPSLAHCMVFAGYVATPLFLSGIVALYPLVWLCALIGTIALFYTGYLLYLGVPTFLNINKEEGLSFSSSTLAIGVLVLEALLALTVILWGYGYRLF, encoded by the coding sequence ATGAACCATGTCTGGGGACTTTTCTCCCATCCCGATCGTGAAATGCATGTCATTAAAAGTGAGAACGAAACGGTCTCGCATCATTACACGCACCACGTGCTGCTGATGGCCGCTGTGCCGGTAATATGCGCTTTTATCGGAACGACACAAATCGGCTGGAACTTCGGTGACGGCACCGTGGTTCAGCTTTCCTGGTTTACCGGACTCTATCTTGCCATCATCTTTTATGGCCTGATGCTGGCGGGGGTGGCGGTCATGGGGCGCGTCATTCACTGGATGGCGCGTAACTATCCGCAGCGTCCATCGCTGGCGCACTGTATGGTCTTTGCCGGGTATGTCGCGACCCCGCTGTTCTTAAGCGGTATTGTTGCGCTCTATCCACTGGTCTGGCTGTGCGCGCTGATCGGTACCATTGCCCTCTTTTACACCGGTTATCTGCTGTATCTGGGGGTTCCTACCTTCCTGAATATCAATAAAGAAGAGGGGCTGAGCTTCTCGAGCTCAACGCTCGCCATCGGGGTGCTGGTGCTGGAGGCGCTCCTGGCGCTGACGGTGATTCTTTGGGGTTATGGATACCGTCTCTTCTGA
- a CDS encoding DedA family protein, whose protein sequence is MDINALIEQYGYAALVIGSVAEGETITLLGGVAAHQGLLKFPLVVAAVALGGMIGDQLLYFLGLRFGPTLLKRFAKHQKKIRRAQRLIQRHPYLFVIGTRFMYGFRIIGPILIGASHLPPKIFLPLNIVGAIAWALIFTTLGYVGGEVIAPWLHNLDQHLKHWAWLILVVVAVIAVRLWLKHREKTRDEE, encoded by the coding sequence ATGGATATTAACGCACTCATTGAGCAATATGGCTATGCCGCGCTGGTCATCGGCAGCGTGGCAGAAGGTGAAACCATCACGCTGTTAGGGGGCGTCGCCGCGCATCAGGGGTTACTGAAGTTCCCGCTGGTTGTTGCCGCGGTCGCGCTGGGCGGGATGATAGGCGATCAGCTGCTCTACTTTCTGGGGCTGCGCTTTGGGCCCACGCTGCTCAAGCGTTTCGCAAAGCATCAGAAGAAAATCCGCCGCGCTCAGCGGCTCATTCAACGTCATCCCTACCTGTTCGTTATTGGCACGCGCTTTATGTATGGCTTTCGCATTATCGGGCCGATACTGATTGGCGCCAGCCATCTGCCGCCCAAAATTTTTCTGCCGCTCAATATTGTGGGCGCGATTGCCTGGGCGCTGATCTTTACGACGCTCGGTTATGTAGGGGGCGAAGTGATTGCGCCCTGGCTGCATAATCTCGACCAGCACCTGAAGCACTGGGCGTGGTTGATTCTGGTGGTTGTGGCGGTGATTGCGGTGCGACTGTGGCTGAAGCACCGTGAAAAGACGCGGGATGAGGAGTGA
- a CDS encoding SDR family oxidoreductase, with product MTRVAIVTASDSGIGKTTALMLAERGFDIGVTWHSDEKGALETCREVEAQGQRAEAVHLDLSTLPEGAEAIETLIARFGRLDVLVNNAGAMTKAPFLEMPFDDWRNIFTVDVDGAFLCSQIAARQMVKQGEGGRIVNITSVHEHTPLPQASAYTAAKHALGGLTKSMAMELVKHNILVNAVAPGAIATPMNDMDDSEVKEGSMPEIPLARPGHTKEIASLVAWLCDSDASYTTGQSFIVDGGFMLANPQFKPEG from the coding sequence ATGACCAGAGTAGCGATTGTGACCGCATCGGATTCCGGGATCGGTAAAACCACGGCCCTGATGCTGGCAGAGCGCGGGTTTGATATTGGCGTCACCTGGCACTCGGATGAGAAAGGGGCGCTGGAAACCTGCCGTGAAGTCGAAGCGCAGGGGCAGCGCGCGGAGGCTGTCCATCTTGATCTAAGCACGCTGCCGGAAGGCGCTGAGGCCATAGAGACGCTGATTGCGCGCTTTGGCCGGCTGGACGTGCTGGTCAATAATGCAGGGGCGATGACCAAAGCGCCGTTCCTCGAGATGCCGTTTGACGACTGGCGGAATATTTTCACCGTCGACGTGGACGGTGCGTTTCTCTGTTCACAGATAGCCGCAAGGCAGATGGTGAAGCAGGGGGAAGGGGGGCGGATTGTGAACATCACCTCGGTGCATGAACACACGCCTCTGCCGCAAGCGAGTGCCTACACGGCGGCAAAACACGCGCTCGGCGGCTTAACCAAATCCATGGCGATGGAGCTGGTGAAGCACAACATTCTGGTGAACGCCGTCGCGCCGGGTGCGATTGCCACGCCGATGAACGACATGGACGACAGCGAAGTGAAGGAAGGCTCCATGCCGGAAATCCCGCTGGCAAGGCCGGGCCACACGAAAGAGATTGCCAGCCTGGTGGCGTGGCTGTGTGACAGCGACGCCAGCTATACAACAGGGCAATCGTTTATCGTCGACGGGGGCTTTATGCTGGCGAACCCGCAGTTTAAGCCGGAGGGATAG